AACCGAAAGTATCGCTATTCCAGCGAAACCAAGTTTTCGCTTGTGGGGACGAAAAGTGAACATCAATAGCAACTCCCCAGACATGCATAGATTTCTCTGGTGGCAGCACCCAGCGACTGGCAATCTTTGGATCTTTGTATTGCCGCAGTGCTTTTTGATACATCTGTTCTTGCGTATCCCAGCTGCGCCAGCCACTTCGAATGCCGATGCTGTGGCCTAACTGTTTAGCGGCAGTTCGGGCAGCCACGAATCGGTTTCGTAACATCTGATTGATTTTTGCAGGTCGTTGGTCCCCATGTTTGATAGGTCCGCGGCCAAGGTTTAAGGTGCCTTTCGGGCATTTGACTTCGCTCACTTTTTCTGGAATTCCAGTGGCGATAGGGGCGCAGACAAGTGGGGCTGAAACTGGGCCACTAGGACTTGGGGTCGGGGATGGGGTCTGGGCGCTAACTGGAGCGGTAGCTATTAGGCAGAAAGTCATGGCAATTAACAAGAAATTACGCTTCATTGGCTACCTCCATTTCTAAAGTCTAAGCAACGCAAGCTCAGTTGCCGAGACGGGTTGACGATTGCGAAGGGCACACAATAAAGATTGGATAACAATTCAGCTGGTTAAATTTGTTGCATATTTGTGGTTTTGTCACAGGCATAGTGTTAAATAAACAACATGCCAAAAAAAGCAACGGCGCAAGATACTGTGCTCAAGTCGTTGCGCAAGATGTTGGCTTCGGGGCGCCTCAAGCCTGGCCAGCAAATTATCCAAGACGCCCTAGCCGCTCGACTAGATGTTAGCCGGGTACCCGTTCGCGAGGCATTGAGAATTTTGCAAGCTGAAGGGCGAGTAATTCACGATCCGCACCGAGGATATTTTGTTGCCGAACTTGACACTTCCGACCTAGAAGAGATTTATGCACTACGCGCAATCCTTGAAGATGCAGCGTTGCGGGCCGGAGTACCAAAAGCCACGGCAAAAGAAATCGCAAGCATCAAACAATATCATGATGAGAGCTTGGTCGCTTCAAACAAGGGTG
The Actinomycetota bacterium genome window above contains:
- a CDS encoding GntR family transcriptional regulator; the encoded protein is MPKKATAQDTVLKSLRKMLASGRLKPGQQIIQDALAARLDVSRVPVREALRILQAEGRVIHDPHRGYFVAELDTSDLEEIYALRAILEDAALRAGVPKATAKEIASIKQYHDESLVASNKGDVIAMATFNRKFHLAIFRLCGQERLISMIENLWDSLDAYRVLFLGDEDNRTSTNEEHGKMLLALKQKDVKESIRLQAVHREHALAGIFVQIANRAK